A genome region from Schaalia sp. 19OD2882 includes the following:
- a CDS encoding alpha/beta fold hydrolase produces the protein MTQDWTLQLTIDPCTEQADAPTLVLGHSLGSSHIMWDQLVPLLTPWVTLVRFDLPGHGGAPVAPIDSEMDTEQLFAALGRSLDRSGIGKVHVGGLSIGGLLALAAPLHLGDRVRSLACMSSGPRAGTPHAWRERIDDVRAHGVEHLVAPVMQRWFTPEYTKGPGQQAVAGIASAYAHCDPHGYAQACEILAKTDLTQRLGEISCPALVVAAEFDAGCAFEDGARTVEALRGGASPLVQFLPVSSARHMSAMEAPHLVAGALVDLVRRTEAM, from the coding sequence ATGACACAGGACTGGACGCTGCAACTCACCATCGACCCCTGTACGGAGCAGGCGGATGCGCCGACTTTGGTTCTGGGACACTCGCTGGGATCGAGCCACATCATGTGGGACCAGCTGGTCCCACTGCTCACCCCGTGGGTCACGCTCGTCCGCTTCGACCTGCCCGGACACGGAGGCGCCCCTGTGGCTCCCATCGACTCCGAGATGGACACCGAACAGCTCTTCGCGGCCTTGGGGCGCAGTCTGGATCGGTCGGGCATCGGAAAGGTGCATGTCGGGGGCCTGTCCATCGGCGGCCTGCTGGCCCTGGCGGCTCCACTGCACCTGGGGGACAGGGTCCGCTCTCTGGCGTGCATGAGTTCCGGCCCGCGCGCGGGGACGCCCCACGCCTGGCGTGAACGCATCGACGACGTGCGCGCCCACGGGGTGGAGCACTTGGTCGCACCGGTGATGCAGCGCTGGTTCACCCCCGAGTACACCAAAGGCCCCGGACAGCAAGCGGTTGCAGGGATCGCCTCCGCCTACGCGCACTGCGATCCGCACGGCTACGCGCAGGCCTGCGAGATCCTGGCCAAGACGGACCTGACGCAACGGCTGGGAGAAATCTCGTGCCCCGCCCTTGTCGTGGCCGCAGAGTTCGACGCAGGATGCGCCTTCGAGGACGGGGCGCGCACCGTGGAGGCCCTGCGAGGCGGCGCGAGCCCACTCGTGCAATTCCTCCCCGTGTCCAGCGCCCGCCACATGAGCGCCATGGAGGCTCCCCACTTGGTCGCGGGAGCCCTGGTCGACCTCGTGCGCAGGACCGAGGCCATGTGA
- a CDS encoding HAD-IC family P-type ATPase gives MAKIETARPLGSDEVAQRVRDGRTNSVELPSSRSLASIARANLLTLFNAILLVAMVVVLLFGHWQDVVFGGVMILNSAIGIVSEWRAKRTLDALAIVDAPRAHVRRAEGTLEMLVGEVVQDDLVELALGDQVCVDGALVEADGLEVDESMLTGESRPVRKDVGDEVLAGTSVVAGSGLVRADRVGADLWAQGIARQARTFSLATSEIQQGVDKVLRVISFALLPVVALTVWSQYRISADLGPDAWKHALVLAVAAVVGMIPQGLVLLTSMNFAIGSAALARRNVLVQELPAVEVLARVDALCLDKTGTLTTGGISVGQILPSVGVPRADVESALATMNSSATNPTAEAVCTALEGVPVWSDTAATEVPFSSARKWAAWVSPEHGTWLFGAPEILLEAVEGADEVLEQVSAIADQGRRVVALVRAHVEGAAALDVLVEDGHLPAGRTPAALVVLDEELRPDASQTLDWFCEQGVAVRVISGDNSRTVGALATRLGLRNPDGGAARSVDARTLPQDLASPEFADAICSAEVFGRVSPEQKRAMVRALQSRGHCVAMTGDGVNDALALKDADLGIAMGNAARATKAVAQVVLLDGRFSQLPEVVARGRRIIANMERVSSLFLSKTTYASVFVLATALLAWPFPFLPRHYTYIGSLTIGIPAFFIALGPNTRRYLPGFLGRTLSLAVPAGIVMSVTALVVYWLVGVGTVEGQSAATLTMAAGGVWLLGVTARPLVPWRVALLVCVTGAAVLGVLIPLTRTFFALTWPSVHSWVVIAVAAVVVCTLIEAVHWWRLIRKH, from the coding sequence GTGGCCAAGATCGAAACTGCCCGCCCACTGGGTTCGGACGAGGTCGCCCAGCGAGTTCGCGATGGCCGGACGAACAGCGTCGAGTTACCGAGCTCACGCTCCCTCGCGTCGATCGCCCGCGCCAACCTGCTCACGCTCTTCAATGCGATCCTGCTGGTGGCCATGGTTGTCGTCCTGCTCTTCGGACATTGGCAGGATGTCGTCTTCGGTGGGGTGATGATCCTCAACTCCGCCATCGGCATCGTCTCGGAGTGGCGTGCCAAGCGCACCCTTGACGCCCTGGCGATCGTCGATGCGCCGCGAGCCCATGTGCGTCGCGCGGAGGGCACGCTCGAAATGCTCGTCGGCGAGGTCGTCCAGGACGACCTGGTGGAGCTGGCGCTCGGCGACCAGGTCTGCGTGGACGGCGCCCTCGTCGAAGCCGACGGACTCGAGGTCGACGAATCCATGCTCACCGGCGAGTCCCGCCCCGTACGCAAGGACGTCGGCGACGAGGTCCTTGCGGGTACGTCGGTGGTCGCCGGCTCAGGACTGGTCCGTGCCGACCGCGTGGGCGCAGACCTGTGGGCGCAGGGCATTGCCCGCCAGGCGCGAACCTTCTCGCTGGCCACCTCGGAGATCCAGCAGGGAGTCGACAAGGTTCTGCGGGTGATCTCCTTCGCCCTCCTGCCCGTCGTGGCCTTGACCGTGTGGTCCCAGTACCGCATCAGCGCCGACCTGGGGCCCGACGCATGGAAGCACGCACTGGTCCTGGCCGTGGCAGCCGTGGTCGGCATGATCCCCCAAGGCCTGGTGCTGCTCACCTCCATGAACTTCGCCATCGGTTCGGCGGCCCTGGCACGCAGGAACGTCCTGGTCCAGGAGCTCCCGGCGGTCGAGGTCCTGGCCCGCGTGGACGCCCTGTGCCTGGACAAGACGGGGACACTGACCACCGGAGGGATCTCCGTCGGGCAGATCCTCCCGAGCGTGGGCGTCCCGCGCGCCGATGTCGAATCCGCCTTGGCCACGATGAACTCCTCGGCAACGAACCCGACTGCGGAGGCGGTGTGCACCGCCTTGGAGGGTGTGCCGGTGTGGAGTGACACGGCAGCCACCGAGGTGCCCTTCTCGTCGGCCCGGAAATGGGCGGCATGGGTCAGCCCGGAGCACGGGACGTGGCTCTTCGGTGCTCCCGAGATCCTCCTGGAAGCAGTCGAGGGCGCAGACGAGGTACTCGAACAAGTCAGTGCCATCGCCGACCAGGGGCGACGAGTGGTCGCTCTCGTACGCGCCCACGTGGAGGGGGCGGCCGCCCTTGACGTCCTCGTCGAGGACGGGCACCTGCCTGCCGGGCGCACCCCCGCCGCCCTTGTCGTCCTGGACGAGGAACTGCGCCCGGACGCCTCGCAGACCCTCGACTGGTTCTGTGAACAGGGTGTGGCCGTCAGGGTGATCTCCGGCGACAACTCGAGGACCGTCGGCGCCCTGGCCACCCGGCTGGGATTGCGGAACCCGGACGGGGGAGCGGCCCGCTCCGTCGACGCCCGCACGCTGCCGCAGGACCTTGCCTCCCCGGAATTCGCCGACGCGATCTGCTCGGCCGAGGTCTTCGGGCGCGTGAGCCCCGAACAGAAGCGGGCCATGGTGCGTGCCCTGCAGTCACGCGGGCACTGCGTGGCCATGACCGGGGACGGCGTGAACGACGCCTTGGCGCTCAAGGACGCGGACCTGGGCATCGCCATGGGCAATGCGGCCAGAGCCACCAAGGCCGTCGCCCAGGTCGTGCTGCTGGACGGACGCTTCTCGCAGCTGCCGGAGGTGGTCGCCCGCGGACGCCGCATCATTGCCAACATGGAGAGGGTCTCCTCCCTCTTCCTGTCCAAGACCACCTACGCGAGCGTCTTCGTGCTGGCCACGGCGCTGCTTGCCTGGCCCTTCCCCTTCCTGCCGCGCCACTACACGTACATCGGGTCCCTGACCATCGGCATCCCCGCCTTCTTCATCGCCCTGGGGCCGAACACCCGGCGCTACCTGCCCGGCTTCCTCGGGCGCACGTTGTCGCTGGCCGTCCCGGCGGGCATCGTCATGTCAGTGACGGCACTGGTCGTCTACTGGCTGGTGGGGGTGGGCACTGTCGAAGGACAGAGTGCGGCCACACTGACGATGGCGGCCGGCGGAGTGTGGCTGCTCGGGGTCACGGCACGGCCACTGGTTCCCTGGCGGGTGGCCCTGCTGGTGTGCGTCACCGGCGCAGCCGTACTCGGAGTCCTCATCCCCTTGACGAGGACGTTCTTCGCCTTGACCTGGCCCAGTGTTCACTCGTGGGTCGTCATCGCCGTGGCGGCCGTCGTCGTGTGCACCCTCATCGAGGCCGTTCACTGGTGGCGGCTGATCCGCAAGCACTGA
- a CDS encoding SDR family oxidoreductase: MTTSARGAPPVALVTGATRGLRLAIARELGRDHHVLVGGRELSAVARVVAELPSASPFVADLADEEALARAFAEAAARVGRMDVLVHNAGVATHADIEASDRSLWRSTFEVNVVAVADLTRLALPVLRASAGTLILVNSGAGVRIYPGQVAYTASKWALRALTECVREQERGRIRVTAVHPGRIDTDMQVALQTQAGRGYDPADHMSPLDVARAVRAAVDMPAGASIDEIHMRTTEAKS, translated from the coding sequence GTGACCACATCTGCTCGCGGGGCGCCGCCCGTGGCTCTCGTCACCGGCGCCACTCGAGGGCTGAGGCTGGCGATCGCCCGGGAACTCGGCCGGGACCATCACGTCCTCGTCGGCGGGCGTGAGCTGTCGGCAGTGGCGCGGGTCGTTGCGGAGTTGCCCAGTGCATCCCCTTTCGTTGCGGACCTCGCCGACGAGGAGGCCCTCGCCAGAGCTTTTGCCGAAGCGGCGGCCCGGGTCGGCAGGATGGACGTCCTCGTCCACAACGCAGGGGTGGCCACGCATGCCGACATCGAGGCCTCCGACCGGTCCCTGTGGCGTTCCACCTTCGAGGTCAATGTCGTTGCGGTCGCCGACCTCACGCGACTGGCCCTGCCCGTGCTGCGGGCGTCCGCGGGCACGTTGATCCTGGTCAACTCGGGGGCCGGAGTGCGGATCTACCCGGGCCAGGTCGCCTACACGGCGTCGAAGTGGGCACTGCGCGCCCTCACCGAATGCGTCAGGGAACAGGAACGAGGCCGCATCCGCGTCACCGCCGTCCACCCGGGCCGCATCGACACCGACATGCAAGTCGCCCTGCAGACCCAAGCAGGTCGAGGCTACGACCCTGCGGACCACATGTCGCCGCTGGACGTGGCACGCGCGGTGCGTGCTGCCGTCGACATGCCTGCGGGTGCGAGCATCGACGAGATCCACATGAGGACCACGGAAGCCAAGTCCTGA
- the uvrA gene encoding excinuclease ABC subunit UvrA: MHDTLIVRGAREHNLKGVDLDLPRDSMIVFSGLSGSGKSSLAFDTIFAEGQRRYVESLSSYARQFLGQMDKPDVDFIEGLSPAVSIDQKSTSKNPRSTVGTITEIHDYLRLLYARAGIAHCPTCGARIQAQTAQQIVDRVRSMDEGTRFQVLSPVVRGRKGEYQDLFEELRQQGFSRAVVDGQAVRLDQAPTLEKKLKHDIDVVVDRLVVRPGMRQRLADSVETALRLSDGLVTIDCVDLPQDDPERSRRYSEKRSCPNDHPLALEEIEPRTFSFNAPYGACPECTGLGIRTEVDADLVVPDEELTLADGAVTPWSSNLKYHVKLLEALGKEMGFDVHTPWKDLSQEVRDAILFGRDYEVKVKFRNRWGRERSYTTGFEGAVTYIERKRTETESAWTLGKLDAYMREVPCPSCKGARLRPEVLAVHIAGLSIAQLSDLSIADARAHLEDLDLDARAAAIARPILQEIHARLDFLLDVGLAYLTLSRSAGTLSGGEAQRIRLATQIGSGLVGVLYVLDEPSIGLHQRDNARLIKTLQRLRDLGNTLIVVEHDEETMEAADWIVDIGPGAGEHGGWVVHSGTLAELKENHRSVTGDYLSGRRRIVAPASRRPVDPRRKLTVKGAREHNLDDVTVSFPLSCFTAVTGVSGSGKSTLVNHILYRSLAARLNGARVVPGRHRTVTGAEELDKVVHVDQSPIGRTPRSNPATYTGVWDQIRTLFAEVPEAKVRGYGPGRFSFNVKGGRCESCKGDGTLRIEMNFLPDVYVPCEVCHGARYNRETLEILYKGKSVADVLDMPIAEAAEFFAPVQRIARHLNTLVEVGLGYVRLGQSATTLSGGEAQRVKLASELQRRSNGRSVYVLDEPTTGLHSEDIRKLLLVLQSLVGKGNTVIVIEHNLDVIKCADWIVDMGPEGGSGGGRVVAEGTPEQVAAVEGSFTGQYLAHTFARDAARDAAS; encoded by the coding sequence GTGCACGACACTCTCATCGTCCGGGGCGCCCGGGAACACAATCTCAAGGGAGTCGACCTGGACCTGCCCAGGGACTCGATGATCGTTTTTTCCGGACTGTCGGGATCGGGCAAGTCCTCCTTGGCATTCGACACGATCTTCGCCGAGGGGCAGCGTCGCTACGTCGAGTCGCTGTCCTCCTACGCCAGGCAGTTCCTCGGGCAGATGGACAAGCCGGACGTCGACTTCATCGAGGGGCTGTCACCCGCGGTCTCCATCGACCAGAAGTCGACCTCGAAGAACCCTCGATCCACCGTGGGCACCATCACCGAGATCCACGACTACCTGCGTCTGCTCTATGCGCGTGCCGGCATCGCCCACTGCCCGACCTGCGGGGCACGCATCCAGGCCCAGACCGCCCAGCAGATCGTGGACCGAGTGCGATCCATGGACGAAGGCACCCGATTCCAGGTGCTCTCCCCGGTGGTGCGTGGCCGAAAGGGCGAGTACCAGGACCTCTTCGAGGAACTGCGCCAACAGGGATTTTCTCGGGCCGTCGTCGACGGACAGGCGGTACGCCTGGACCAAGCGCCCACATTGGAGAAGAAGCTCAAGCACGACATAGACGTGGTCGTCGACCGTCTGGTCGTGCGCCCGGGAATGCGTCAGCGCCTTGCGGACTCGGTGGAAACCGCACTGCGTCTGTCCGACGGGCTGGTGACCATCGACTGCGTGGACCTTCCGCAGGATGATCCGGAGCGTTCACGCCGTTACTCCGAGAAGCGCTCCTGTCCGAACGACCACCCGCTTGCCCTGGAGGAGATCGAACCGCGGACCTTCTCCTTCAACGCCCCCTACGGTGCCTGCCCCGAGTGCACGGGTCTGGGAATCCGCACCGAGGTCGACGCCGACCTGGTCGTCCCTGACGAGGAACTCACGCTGGCCGATGGGGCGGTGACCCCCTGGTCCTCGAATCTCAAGTACCACGTGAAGTTGCTCGAAGCCTTGGGCAAGGAGATGGGCTTCGACGTGCACACCCCGTGGAAGGACCTGTCCCAGGAGGTGCGCGACGCGATCCTCTTCGGCCGCGACTACGAGGTCAAGGTCAAGTTCCGCAACCGTTGGGGCAGGGAACGTTCCTACACCACGGGATTCGAGGGCGCCGTCACCTACATCGAACGCAAGCGCACCGAGACCGAGTCCGCGTGGACCTTGGGCAAGTTGGACGCATACATGCGTGAAGTGCCCTGCCCCTCGTGCAAGGGGGCGCGTCTGCGCCCAGAGGTCCTGGCCGTGCACATCGCGGGCCTGTCCATCGCCCAGCTCTCCGACCTGTCGATTGCCGATGCGCGTGCGCACCTGGAGGACCTGGACCTGGACGCGAGGGCGGCGGCGATCGCCCGTCCCATCCTGCAGGAGATCCACGCGCGCCTGGACTTCCTCCTCGACGTGGGCTTGGCCTACCTCACCCTGTCGCGTTCGGCGGGGACCCTGTCGGGAGGCGAGGCCCAACGCATCCGCTTGGCCACCCAGATCGGGTCGGGCCTGGTGGGGGTCCTCTACGTCCTGGACGAGCCCTCCATCGGCTTGCATCAGAGGGACAACGCGCGGCTCATCAAGACCCTGCAGCGGTTGAGGGACTTGGGCAACACCCTCATCGTGGTCGAACACGACGAGGAGACCATGGAGGCGGCCGACTGGATCGTCGACATCGGACCGGGAGCCGGCGAACACGGCGGCTGGGTCGTGCACTCGGGAACGCTGGCCGAACTCAAGGAGAACCACCGCTCGGTCACCGGCGACTACCTGTCCGGGCGTCGTCGCATCGTGGCACCGGCTTCGCGCCGGCCGGTCGATCCCCGGCGCAAACTCACCGTCAAGGGGGCCAGGGAGCACAACCTGGACGACGTCACCGTGTCCTTCCCCCTGTCCTGTTTCACTGCGGTCACAGGCGTCTCCGGCTCAGGGAAATCGACACTGGTCAACCACATCCTCTACCGTTCCCTGGCCGCCAGGCTCAACGGTGCCCGAGTGGTCCCGGGCCGTCACCGCACGGTGACGGGTGCCGAGGAACTGGACAAGGTCGTCCACGTCGACCAGTCGCCGATCGGGCGTACGCCGCGCTCCAACCCCGCCACCTACACGGGGGTGTGGGACCAGATCCGTACTCTTTTCGCCGAGGTCCCCGAGGCGAAGGTACGTGGCTACGGTCCCGGGCGCTTCAGCTTCAACGTCAAGGGCGGGCGCTGCGAATCCTGCAAGGGCGATGGCACCTTGCGCATCGAGATGAACTTCCTGCCGGACGTCTACGTGCCCTGCGAGGTGTGCCACGGCGCCCGCTACAACCGGGAAACGCTGGAGATCCTCTACAAGGGCAAGTCCGTGGCTGACGTCCTCGACATGCCGATCGCCGAGGCGGCCGAGTTCTTCGCCCCCGTGCAGCGCATTGCCCGCCACCTGAACACACTGGTCGAAGTGGGTCTGGGTTACGTGCGTCTGGGCCAGTCGGCCACCACCTTGTCCGGTGGCGAGGCTCAGCGCGTCAAACTCGCCTCCGAGTTGCAGCGCCGTTCGAACGGGCGCAGCGTCTACGTCCTGGACGAGCCGACCACCGGCTTGCACTCGGAGGACATCAGGAAGTTGCTGCTGGTCCTGCAGTCCCTGGTGGGCAAGGGCAACACGGTGATCGTCATCGAACACAACCTGGATGTCATCAAGTGCGCGGACTGGATCGTCGACATGGGGCCCGAGGGCGGTTCCGGCGGCGGCCGGGTGGTGGCCGAAGGGACTCCCGAGCAGGTGGCCGCCGTGGAAGGTTCCTTCACCGGCCAGTACTTGGCGCACACCTTTGCGCGCGATGCAGCCCGCGACGCGGCGTCCTGA
- a CDS encoding YciI family protein translates to MALYVIEYTYDHSLASLLQTFRPAHRQFLRDLNAKGVLVASGWLREGSEEGALIILHADSAAAAAAHLEEDPFNVQGFIVQRRVREWIPTIGEGAEGFDTDFPIS, encoded by the coding sequence ATGGCCCTCTACGTGATCGAGTACACCTACGACCATTCCCTCGCCTCCCTGCTGCAGACCTTCCGCCCCGCACACCGTCAATTCCTTCGCGACCTCAATGCGAAGGGCGTCCTGGTGGCCTCCGGGTGGCTCCGCGAGGGCAGCGAGGAAGGGGCGCTCATCATCCTTCACGCCGACTCGGCCGCCGCTGCCGCGGCACACCTGGAGGAGGACCCGTTCAACGTCCAGGGCTTCATCGTCCAGCGTCGTGTCCGTGAGTGGATCCCCACCATCGGCGAGGGCGCCGAGGGTTTCGACACCGACTTCCCGATTTCCTGA
- a CDS encoding long-chain fatty acid--CoA ligase yields MPLLRQLDETTWEIPPFRKADPSWNLPTMMRKRAKEHPGRVAIEKRSGVGGWREVTIDEFVRHVEDIARGLAGSGLRPGDHLAILAPTSYEWALIDLAALSCGAVTVPIYETDSAAQIEHILVDADVSIVVTATSQQADLVRSVATERVRMILSFDTGAERTLATAAREVSPEEIDRRVEAQCLADPATIIYTSGTTGQPKGIVLTHGNFIESFIQAFDFLPELVDSTKARTLLFLPVAHSLARFVMYAMLAGKGRVAFVPDTSNLLSDIATFKPTMLLVVPRVLEKVFNSATAKAGGGFKGRVFSWAARQARQMSHATAYAGAKEIERVGTTGSTSSDTTRVQDPALQASPGPNFALRVRMRAADAVALGKVKAALGPNLHTIICGGAPLAADLAHFYRGLGLTLLQGYGLSETTGPITVEWPDDFPPDSVGFPWPGNQIRIAEDGEILMKGVCVTRGYHNLPEETEAAFVDGWFRSGDLGAFDDSGHLRITGRKKELIVTAGGKNVSPEVLEDSLQTHPLISHVIAVGDQRPYIGALITLDPEMLPLWLKAKGIEGAEGLDPERAADLPIVRESLEKAIAKANRKVSRAESIRRYRIINAAFTVENGYLTPSLKLKRSLVLWDFEDEVDALYADGAAEQGR; encoded by the coding sequence ATGCCCCTGCTCCGCCAGCTCGACGAGACCACCTGGGAGATCCCTCCTTTCCGCAAGGCCGACCCCTCGTGGAACCTGCCCACCATGATGCGCAAGCGGGCCAAGGAACACCCCGGGCGGGTGGCGATCGAAAAGCGCAGCGGCGTCGGAGGATGGCGTGAGGTCACCATCGACGAATTCGTCCGCCACGTCGAAGACATCGCCAGGGGTCTCGCCGGCTCCGGTCTGCGCCCCGGCGACCACTTGGCGATCCTCGCCCCGACCTCGTACGAATGGGCACTGATCGATCTGGCGGCCCTGTCCTGCGGCGCCGTGACCGTCCCCATCTACGAGACGGACTCGGCGGCGCAGATCGAACACATCCTCGTCGACGCGGACGTCAGCATCGTCGTCACCGCCACCTCGCAGCAGGCCGACCTTGTCCGCTCCGTGGCCACCGAACGCGTGCGCATGATCCTGTCCTTCGACACAGGCGCCGAGAGGACCTTGGCAACCGCGGCCCGTGAGGTCTCCCCTGAGGAGATCGACAGGCGGGTGGAGGCCCAGTGCCTTGCCGACCCGGCCACCATCATCTACACCTCGGGCACGACGGGTCAGCCGAAGGGCATCGTCCTGACCCATGGGAACTTCATCGAGTCCTTCATCCAGGCCTTCGACTTCCTTCCGGAGCTCGTCGACTCCACGAAGGCCCGGACCCTGTTGTTCCTGCCCGTGGCGCACTCCCTGGCGCGCTTCGTCATGTACGCGATGCTCGCTGGCAAGGGCCGTGTGGCCTTCGTGCCGGACACCTCTAACCTGCTCTCCGACATCGCGACCTTCAAGCCGACCATGCTCCTGGTGGTCCCGCGTGTCCTGGAAAAGGTCTTCAACTCCGCCACCGCCAAGGCGGGAGGGGGCTTCAAGGGCCGGGTCTTCTCGTGGGCGGCGCGCCAGGCCCGGCAGATGTCCCACGCCACCGCCTACGCGGGTGCGAAGGAGATCGAAAGGGTCGGCACCACCGGGTCGACCTCGTCGGACACCACCCGTGTCCAGGACCCCGCGCTGCAGGCCTCCCCCGGCCCGAATTTCGCTCTTCGCGTGCGCATGCGTGCCGCCGACGCCGTCGCCTTGGGCAAGGTGAAGGCCGCACTGGGGCCGAATCTGCACACGATCATCTGCGGCGGTGCGCCCCTGGCGGCCGACCTCGCCCACTTCTACAGGGGCCTTGGCCTCACCCTGCTTCAGGGCTACGGCCTGTCGGAGACCACCGGCCCCATCACCGTCGAGTGGCCCGACGACTTCCCTCCGGACTCCGTCGGTTTCCCATGGCCCGGCAACCAGATCCGCATCGCCGAGGACGGGGAGATCCTCATGAAGGGCGTGTGCGTGACCCGCGGCTACCACAACCTGCCCGAAGAGACCGAAGCGGCCTTCGTCGACGGCTGGTTCCGCTCCGGCGACCTGGGGGCCTTCGACGACTCGGGCCACCTGCGCATCACCGGTCGCAAGAAGGAACTCATCGTCACCGCCGGCGGAAAGAACGTCTCACCTGAGGTGCTGGAGGACTCCCTGCAGACCCATCCGCTGATCTCCCACGTCATCGCGGTCGGTGACCAACGGCCCTACATCGGAGCCCTCATCACCTTGGACCCGGAGATGTTGCCCTTGTGGCTCAAGGCGAAGGGGATCGAGGGCGCGGAGGGCCTGGATCCGGAGCGCGCCGCCGACCTGCCGATCGTACGCGAGTCCCTGGAAAAGGCCATCGCCAAGGCGAATCGGAAGGTGTCACGGGCCGAGTCGATCCGTCGCTACCGGATCATCAATGCGGCGTTCACGGTCGAGAACGGCTATCTGACTCCCTCGCTCAAGCTCAAGCGTAGTCTGGTCCTGTGGGACTTCGAAGACGAGGTCGACGCCCTCTACGCCGACGGCGCCGCCGAACAGGGGCGGTGA
- a CDS encoding YciI family protein yields MAVFAVEYVYDPSASETMERIRPDHRAYLGSLAERGVNVASGPWVGSGPGALVIMRADSAEQVEALLDKDPFKVAGVITGRIVREWNPVIGSI; encoded by the coding sequence ATGGCAGTCTTCGCAGTCGAATACGTGTACGATCCTTCCGCCTCCGAGACGATGGAGCGGATCCGCCCCGACCACCGCGCCTACCTCGGCAGCCTTGCCGAACGGGGTGTGAACGTCGCTTCGGGCCCGTGGGTGGGCTCAGGGCCGGGTGCCCTCGTCATCATGAGGGCCGACAGCGCCGAGCAGGTGGAAGCCCTCTTGGACAAGGACCCCTTCAAGGTCGCCGGGGTCATCACCGGGCGCATCGTGCGCGAATGGAACCCGGTCATCGGCTCCATCTGA